One window from the genome of Malus domestica chromosome 01, GDT2T_hap1 encodes:
- the LOC103439943 gene encoding protein LONGIFOLIA 1-like, whose protein sequence is MGMREWYWGSGKSSKRGRGGGGRPEKDITTSSGCMCAVFQLFDFHQLQLANLHHHHQQPSFHPEDLTVPKGVEAPRNSLDSSEGTSLSSITKEEDNLNRPILKFQKGMQIKTTKARTSSIDFSSDISSPGMTKTPSLVARLMGLDLLPDQTNSPSSTSSSSTTTHKKISKASKPLKGRARRHVVDTSDMNTADGTRSLPETPRISSARRSDVDLHHRLSLQINKENAGVSEDLDFSKSSYNRRDLKLINFGDHENVKSPSHYARQIVKQVRESMSRRVGLDITNTSRPSVDTDNKKQGRDELLLQLKSKNIANANASAASKSAFAKERSSTPASCSPRIRFLESNGPKDQIQALPPKPKSPLSSLPLKPKPLQPLKEEQQQQKQKSQTASVQKRRPKLADDIGYGPRMKNKQKEEAFVSPSTATRAIKNNHIIPGDKKCKKTQLLLSSNVPTLLPVKKNPSPPATKIPPKQEQAQQVISDAQQSKRRPSRLSSSTSQTYYKHQQVSRPPHVLATQDCIKFTGDIPNGNTGTTIRSATGAGGAEAEMHLYVTRIIARTGIDKDTLVSFTNWFSPSHPLDPSIFYHLEHSFSTTSITTTSGKNEFSSQLGHRWNRKLLFHLVDEILVEFLRPYINLKPWVTSSNNIQFEHCNGMRINGSHLINILCYKIQSFPSVDCQVLDDIDALIDKDLPESKVQSEMAFEEEGEGIVREVEKDILDTLIHETAMSLLF, encoded by the exons ATGGGAATGAGGGAGTGGTATTGGGGTTCTGGAAAGTCCTCCAAGAGAGGTAGAGGTGGTGGAGGACGGCCAGAAAAAGACATCACCACATCTTCTGGTTGCATGTGTGCCGTCTTTCAATTGTTTGACTTTCACCAACTTCAGCTTGCCAAcctacaccaccaccaccaacaaccTTCTTTCCACCCAGAAGATCTCACAGTACCAAaag GTGTTGAAGCACCTAGGAACAGCTTGGATTCATCAGAAGGGACTTCATTATCATCTAtcacaaaagaagaagataattTAAACCGTCCA ATTTTGAAATTCCAGAAGGGTATGCAGATCAAAACAACCAAAGCAAGAACTTCTTCAATTGATTTTTCATCAGATATTAGCTCACCAGGCATGACAAAGACTCCAAGTTTGGTAGCAAGGCTAATGGGTCTTGACCTTCTTCCTGACCAAACCAACTCACCCTCTTCAACTTCATCATCCAGCACCACCactcataaaaaaatttcaaaggccAGCAAACCACTCAAAGGTAGAGCAAGACGACATGTCGTCGACACGAGTGACATGAATACTGCAGACGGAACCCGCTCATTGCCTGAGACTCCAAGGATATCATCAGCCAGAAGATCAGACGTTGATCTTCACCACCGGCTTTCGCTTCAAATCAACAAGGAGAATGCTGGGGTTTCTGAGGACTTGGATTTTTCCAAGTCTTCATACAATAGGAGGGACTTAAAGCTGATTAATTTTGGGGATCATGAGAACGTAAAAAGCCCAAGTCACTACGCTAGGCAAATTGTGAAGCAGGTGAGAGAAAGTATGAGTAGGAGAGTTGGTTTGGACATCACAAACACCTCCAGACCATCAGTCGACACAGACAACAAGAAGCAAGGCAGAGATGAGCTGCTTCTCCAACTCAAATCCAAGAACATTGCCAATGCTAATGCTTCTGCTGCTTCAAAGAGTGCTTTTGCCAAGGAACGAAGTAGTACTCCAGCTTCTTGTTCTCCCAGGATCAGATTCTTGGAGTCCAACGGTCCCAAAGATCAAATTCAAGCCCTTCCTCCAAAACCCAAATCACCTCTCTCGTCTTTACCTCTAAAGCCAAAGCCTTTGCAGCCATTGAAAGAAGAACAGCAGCAGCAGAAGCAGAAAAGCCAGACTGCTTCAGTTCAGAAGCGCAGACCAAAATTAGCAGATGATATTGGATACGGTCCAAGGATGAAGAATAAGCAGAAGGAAGAAGCATTCGTGAGTCCATCAACTGCTACAAGAGCCATCAAGAATAATCATATTATTCCAGGTGACAAGAAATGCAAGAAAACCCAATTATTGTTGTCAAGCAATGTCCCTACCCTTCTTCCTGTCAAGAAAAATCCTTCACCTCCAGCTACCAAAATTCCCCCAAAACAG GAGCAGGCACAACAAGTAATATCTGACGCCCAACAATCGAAACGTAGGCCGTCACGGTTATCTAGTTCCACGAGCCAAACGTACTACAAACATCAACAAGTGTCCCGGCCCCCCCACGTGCTCGCCACCCAAGACTGCATCAAGTTTACCGGCGACATTCCTAACGGTAACACCGGCACCACCATCAGATCAGCCACCGGTGCTGGTGGAGCAGAGGCAGAGATGCACCTGTACGTCACAAGAATCATAGCCCGTACTGGCATCGATAAAGACACCCTAGTCTCCTTCACAAATTGGTTCTCTCCTTCCCATCCCCTCGACCCCTCCATTTTTTACCACCTCGAACACTCTTTCTCTACCACTAGTATTACCACCACTAGCGGTAAAAACGAGTTTTCCAGTCAGCTTGGTCATAGGTGGAACAGAAAGTTACTGTTTCACCTTGTGGATGAAATTTTGGTGGAATTTTTGAGACCCTATATCAACTTAAAGCCATGGGTTACGAGCTCAAATAATATTCAATTTGAACATTGCAATGGTATGCGTATCAATGGGTCGCATTTGATCAACATTTTGTGCTACAAAATTCAGAGCTTCCCATCTGTTGACTGTCAAGTTCTCGATGACATCGATGCATTAATCGACAAGGACTTGCCGGAATCAAAGGTGCAGAGCGAAATGGCatttgaggaagaaggagaagggatTGTTAGGGAGGTAGAGAAGGACATTTTAGACACTCTCATACATGAAACGGCTATGTCCCTATTGTTTTGA
- the LOC103439953 gene encoding MADS-box protein SOC1-like isoform X1 has protein sequence MVRKKVEMKRIENNTSRQVTFSKRRKGLLKKAYELSVLCDAEVAVIVFSQKGRIYEFSSSDMQRTINRYHKHENGSGPTNKVEVEQYVQHLKHESAIIAKKIEILEASQRKLLGNDLDSCPVEELQEISSQLERSLRSISERKAQLYTEQMEQHKARERFLLQENAQLREECCAKPWMEFSPQEKRASASVSNEKAGASASAPINYRSQSSMSSEVDTDLLIGQPMVRAVDRIAV, from the exons ATGGTGAGAAAGAAGGTTGAGATGAAAAGAATTGAGAATAACACAAGCCGACAAGTGACCTTCTCGAAACGTCGAAAGGGGTTGTTAAAGAAAGCTTATGAGCTTTCGGTTCTTTGCGATGCTGAAGTTGCAGTCATCGTCTTCTCGCAAAAAGGCAGGATCTATGAGTTCTCCAGCTCTGA CATGCAACGGACTATAAATCGATACCATAAACATGAAAATGGATCAGGGCCGACCAACAAGGTTGAAGTGGAACAATATGTGCAG CACTTGAAGCATGAATCAGCTATTATAGCCAAGAAGATAGAGATCCTAGAAGCTTCCCAGCG GAAGCTTTTGGGAAATGATCTGGATTCTTGCCCTGTTGAAGAACTCCAAGAGATCAGTAGCCAGCTGGAGCGAAGCTTACGCAGCATAAGTGAGAGAAAG GCTCAATTATACACGGAGCAGATGGAACAACATAAGGCAAGG GAGAGGTTCCTGTTACAAGAGAATGCACAGTTACGTGAAGAG TGTTGTGCGAAGCCGTGGATGGAGTTTTCACCTCAAGAAAAAAGAGCTTCTGCGTCTGTAAGCAATGAAAAAGCAGGAGCTTCTGCTTCTGCTCCGATAAACTACCGGAGCCAAAGTAGCATGAGTTCTGAGGTGGACACCGATTTGCTCATTGGACAGCCAATGGTGCGCGCTGTTGATCGCATCGCAGTCTAA
- the LOC103439953 gene encoding MADS-box protein SOC1-like (The RefSeq protein has 2 substitutions, 1 frameshift compared to this genomic sequence), giving the protein MVRKKVEMKRIENNTSRQVTFSKRRKGLLKKAYELSVLCDAEVAVIVFSQKGRIYEFSRSDMQRTINRYHKHENGSGPTNKVEVEQYVQHLKHESAIIAKKIEILEASQRKLLGNDLDSCPVEELQEISSQLERSLRSISERKAQLYTEQMEQHKARERFLLQEDAQLREECCAKPWMEFSPQEKRASASVSNEKAGASASAPINYRSQSSMSSEVDTDLLIGQPNGARC; this is encoded by the exons ATGGTGAGAAAGAAGGTTGAGATGAAAAGAATTGAGAATAACACAAGCCGACAAGTGACCTTCTCGAAACGTCGAAAGGGGTTGTTAAAGAAAGCTTATGAGCTTTCGGTTCTTTGCGATGCTGAAGTTGCAGTCATCGTCTTCTCGCAAAAAGGCAGGATCTATGAGTTCTCCAGCTCTGA CATGCAACGGACTATAAATCGATACCATAAACATGAAAATGGATCAGGGCCGACCAACAAGGTTGAAGTGGAACAATATGTGCAG CACTTGAAGCATGAATCAGCTATTATAGCCAAGAAGATAGAGATCCTAGAAGCTTCCCAGCG GAAGCTTTTGGGAAATGATCTGGATTCTTGCCCTGTTGAAGAACTCCAAGAGATCAGTAGCCAGCTGGAGCGAAGCTTACGCAGCATAAGTGAGAGAAAG GCTCAATTATACACGGAGCAGATGGAACAACATAAGGCAAGG GAGAGGTTCCTGTTACAAGAGAATGCACAGTTACGTGAAGAG TGTTGTGCGAAGCCGTGGATGGAGTTTTCACCTCAAGAAAAAAGAGCTTCTGCGTCTGTAAGCAATGAAAAAGCAGGAGCTTCTGCTTCTGCTCCGATAAACTACCGGAGCCAAAGTAGCATGAGTTCTGAGGTGGACACCGATTTGCTCATTGGACAGCC TGGTGCGCGCTGTTGA